The DNA segment aaaccactacacctctctaactctctctcttcctttaagatgctccttaaaacctatctctttgaccaagcttttgatctcctgtcctaatatctcctcatgtggctcggtgttaaattttgtttgattacgctcctgagatgcgccttgggatgttttactatgttaaagatgctatataaatataagttgttattgttaCTTAACCCTACAAACCCTTAGTTTGTACCACAGGCAGAGCTCTGCTAACTTTTCCCAATGTATCCACAGATTGTAATGCCAAAAATCTGTGCACTAGGATCCTACTAGACCTGATTTGAAATCCTTTCTATAGTGCACTTTGATTTTCAAAATACTCATCATGGCGAACACAAGTATTTGTTAAAATACTTTGCCTCAGATGCTTATTGTAGTAATTTTGTTGCCAGCAGTGAACAATGATGCTATTGGGAGGAATTAGTCAGTCTCAGCCATTGATTGGCAcgtattttttttaataaatttgCATCGCAAATTTGCTGTTAAACACATCTTTTTTCATGGTTTCCAGAACTTCAAAATCTGGCCCTTTGATTATTATGTCATTGCTGAATGGATGCCAATTGCAGCAAATTTCACCTAAAAACTATTCACTGTTGTAGAATTCACCTTATGTAATTTTATTTGGCATTATTAGCTGTGTGAAATCACAGGACTGCAGAATTTTCCCTTTCTGTCAATATGAACAATAATAGTTCTGCACAAGTGTGCAAGATGTTCAGTGCAGATAGGCAAAAATACTCAGCCAAATAACTCAATACCTGACAAGCTTCTAAGCAGCCATGGCCTCTTCTTTAATAGATTTGGCCATTTTGTAAGAGCGAGCAGTTTGCTGTGGGTGTAGCCTCaacataagtaaaaaaaaaaacagtgtGGGACCTTTTAATTTCCATACGTTCATGGGTGAAGCACATTTTTTCAACTGGAAAACAGCCGTTGGGAAATCTGGTACAGGGCAACAGTTAGGCCTGATATTTCCAACACCTACATACTGCTAGCAAAGCTTCCCATGCAGAACCTTGGAAAATCTACCCCAGTGTATGACAATATTATCAACTTTCTTGTTTGTATAAGTTCATTATATTCTAATTTTATTAATGGCTGATGTTCTGAAATAACAAATACCATAATGTAGCATTTGTTTCATTGTGTAATTCAAAAACTCATACCTGCAAGATTACATGGTGCAAACTACAATTGGCATATTTTAGAAACAGACCAGTAAGGATCCCTAAGATTTATTGACCTTAGGTTTGAGTAACTTCTTTAATAACATTTTCTCTTTGAATAATAATATTCATTaactggggggtgggaggagagagcatTTGAACATCATGTTTCATTGTTCCGACgtgacacaatgggacatattcagTGGATCAGTTGATATTTCTCGTGTTTCACGGGTCTCTGGTGGTTCCAAAATCCCAATACGCACTTCCTCTATGTACTCACCCAAAGTACTGTATTCAGTTATTAGAATTTCTGTCATTCCCACAGTGCCTGAGCAGCCCTACCCATATTTGATTGAGTTTACAACTAATGTGCTTATAGGAAGCCTTTTTATTGCTTTTTATGTTTCTGCCAATTCTCTCCAAAATCCCATTTAGTCTTTATAATCTAGCATTTTGTAACTTTTCTGTATTCTTTTTATATTTGTCTTGGCTTCTTTTACTTGTCCTATTTATTTTTATATCATCTGAGGGGGTCAGCGAGGAATTTTCCACAGTACTTTTTCCCTGGGTTTTGCTTTGTTTTGTTTTGCCTTTCCCAGGGCGGCATGGCGGCAGGGGGTGAGGGTGACGTGGGGCGGTGGTAAaaagtgtctagtcatgatgcgCCAATCATCTTAAGTGTGGGGCAGACCTGAtgaaccagctggtcttttcctgcctgtcgtTTTCCTATGTTCATATGTTCTGTAAGCAGTGAATAATGCTTTTTTTTCTTAAGTTTGAAACTTGACCTGATCTCTCTTTTCATCCTTGGAACTACAATTGTTTATTGATAAAATAAATGGTTCAGTTATTACATGACAGAATATTTTTTGAAAGGCTGAACATATTTGCCACGTTAGTGATTATTTAATAAGAACAATCTCCTGCTGATATTAGTAATGAATTCTTACTTGCCAATTGCTTAATTGTGACTGCAATGATGTGAAAAGCCAATAAAATCCAAAAATGATTGAAACAAAAAATCAGCCACAGAAATGTTCAGTATTTTTTTTAAGGTATATGAGTTGTGAAAGCTGTAATGGACATTTGAAAAACAGCGAGGTGCTGTAACTAAATAGGAACGTTGCAGAAAGAACTCAGGATGGTGATTCCTGATATTAGTAGTGCAAGTTTTTTTGTTATATGGCTAAACCTTAAATGCTTATGTCTGTGAGCTAACTAGACTGTATTAATGGCTTTATTCTTGTACTGTTAATGCATATGACTCTGCTTGACAGAATACACAAATTGCAAATGTCACTTTTTGGTTTCAGGGAGAGGTTAACTGTCGGTGGATTTAAAGATGGGTGCCATGTGTGTCTCAGTCATCCCCAAGAAGCTGTTCACAAGACAACTGGTGCTTGTATTAATATTGCAGATGACAAGTGGCCAGTACTACAAGCAAGCAAAATCTCCAGTGCTTCCACACAACCCGTTTATTGTTGTGTGGAATGCTCCAACTGAACAGTGCAGGCTTCGGTACAAAGTGGATCTGGACCTCAGTGTTTTTGATATATCTTCAAACGCCAACGAGACGCTCAGTGGGTCAACCATTACCATATTTTATCACAATCATCTGGGCAAGTACCCTTATTTCACCCCCCAAAATGTTCCTGTTAATGGAGGAATCCCCCAGAATGATAGCCTTAAAGAACACTTGAGGAAAGCTAGGTCTGACATTGAGAAATTCATTCCAGTTAAGGACTTCAATGGTCTTGGGGTGATTGACTGGGAAAACTGGAGACCTTTGTGGGTCCGAAATTGgggtcacaaaaacatctatcgcAAACAGTCCATACAAATTGTGAGAAAGCGTCACCCCAACTGGACAACCAAGCAAATCAAATTAGAAGCCAAGAGAGAATATGAAAAAGCTGGGTGGAAATTTATGAATAAAACACTGGGGTTAGCAGAGCAGCTTAGGCCGGATGGCCTTTGGGGGTTCTATCTCTTCCCAGACTGCTATAATCATCATTATAAGAAAGATCCAAAGAAATATGATGGAAAGTGCCCTGCAATTGAGTACAAACGTAATGACAAGTTACTCTGGTTATGGAAAGAAAGTGACGCTCTCTACCCTTCCATCTACCTGGAACTTGAATTGAAATCAAGCCCAAATGCACTGAAATTTGTCCACTACCGACTGAAAGAAGCTATCAGATTAGCTTCCATAGCCAAAAAGGACTACACTCTCCCTGTCTTTGCATACGGACGGCCATTTTATGCATATGAGTTTGAGCCTCTCACTGAGGTAAGTAATAAAAGAAACATGATGAACTTGAAGATGGATTAGAAGATCCCAGCTTTCGTATCtgttttgtgctgagttagctgatctcagttgggcCACTTCAACTGCTCTCAGTACCCTGGGGGTCCAGCAAGGTTAATGTTCGTGATTCCAATCCAGACATTACAATCAGGGagaaagagtgtgaaatattagatgaaataaacatcgtgagaaaggaagtattaaggggtttagcatctttgaaagtggataaatccccaggcccagattaaatgtatcccaggctgttaagagaagcaagagaggaagtagcagaggctctgaccatcattttccaatcctctctggctacagctgtggtgctggaggactggagaactgctaactttgtaccgttgtttaaaaagggagaacgggatagactgagtaattacacatcagtcagcctaacctaggtggtgggaaaattattcaaAAAATTTctagggacaggataaatcataatttagaaagacacggattaatcaaggacagtcagcatggatttgttaagggaggtcatgtgtgactaacttgactgacttttttgaggaggtaaaaggagggtcgatgagtgatGTATTTAATGTCGtctaaatggattttagcaaggcttttgataaggtcccacatggcagactattcacgaaagtaaaaacccatgggatcccaaggcaaagaggcaagttggatccaaaattggctgaggcatgaAACAAAGGGCAATAGTCActggtgattttgtgactggaaggctgtttccagtggggttctgcagggctcagtgctgggtcccttggtttttgtggtatatatcaattatttctacttgaatatagggggtatgattaaaatttggccgtgtggttgataatgaagaagaaagctgtagactgcaggaagatatcaatgaactggtcaggtgagcagaacagtggcaaatggaattcaatcctgagaagtgtgaggtaatgcatttggggagggttaacaaggcaagggaatacatattaaatggtaggacacggagaagtgcagaggaacaaagggaccctggagtacatgtccacaaatccctgaaggtagcaggacaggtaaataagaaggttaagaaggcatacggaatacttgcctttattagccgaggcatagaatataagagcagggaggttatgtttgaactgtataaaacactaattaggccacagctggagcactgcgtgcagttctggtcaccacattacaggaaagatgtgattgcactagaaagggtacagaggagatttataaggatgttgccgggactggagaattttaactatgacgaaagattggataggctggggctgtttttgttagcacagaggaggctgaggggagaccaaattaaggtgtataaaattatgaggggcctagttagagtgaataggaaggatatatttcccttagcagagtggtcaataaccagggggaacagatttaaagcaattggtaagaggtttagaggggatttgaggagaatttcttttcatcgagagggtgatgggggttctggaactctctgcctgaaagggtagtagaggcagaaaccctcaccacatttaaaaagtatttgaaatgctgtagcctacagggctacgaaccaagagcttgaaagtgggattaggctggatagctctttgccggccggcacggacacgatgggccaaatggcttccttctgtgctgtaaatttcaatgatttctCTCCTGATGAAAATGTGCTGGCATGCATGAGATGCTGATGGGACTGGGCTCAGCCCTGGTGCTCCCAAAATCAAGTCATCTGCTGGCAATTATTGTCTAAGCTTGGTAAAAGAGAATGGCCAATCGGATGAGGTAACGGAGGGCTGCGGCACCTGTGAATCTGTAACCCAGAGATATTTACAGAAAAAAATAACACTAAATCATCATCTGGTTTGTTTTGTTAGCAGTACAGTTTCATCATGTGATGCTCACCGGGGCTTGTTAAATGGGCTCCAGCTTGGGATTCTGCCAAAGTTCACTTTTGGAATTAACGAAAGATGACAACTCAATTACGTCCATGTGCGTTGCACGTATGCCTTCAATATTGATTTCTCTAGCCTACTGGCTTTACTACTTTTGTATATGGCAAATTTTCATTGGTCACTTTGAAAAGTGTGTTGCCGGAAATCATCAGTTGGAGTAAATCAGGGAACAGCCACTACTGCAAAGCTCCTGGGAAGATGCCTTAATCGTACCATATCTAATCATAGGCTCACAGTCTCTTTGGGTATCCCACATGACTATTTTTTTACTCCCGTGTATCTTGCAGTTTTAAAACACAGGGAAATATTTCTTACAGCACAGCTAAGATTTATTGCTCAGCTCCTAAAACAGTGACGAGCAGATTGTGCCTTGGGATTCAGTAGCTTTTGGCTAAAAATGTTGCTTACATTTGCTAAAAACAAAACCTactgtaaaataattttaaaataatctGTTAGGCCTGTTTTCCTGGTGTAGGCATTGGCATGTTCTGTATTGTTTTGACAATGTAAGCCCCAATTCTGAGAGAGTGACAAACTCAGGATTGAGCTGACCCATGGTATGCGATAGTTCCGAGGACTTACCTGGACAAATGTTGTGATGCCAGCCCTTTCCTTAAGTTGAATAGATTCCTGCTACTTGAAAAACTTTAGTAAGCCTTTCTTGGGCTGGCAATGCAACTTGCAGAACATGGTgtgacattgcaaagtgctgcagtacagtgggacctgggcatcctggtgcatgaaacacaaaaggatagtatgcaggtacagcaagtgatcaggaaggccaatggaatcttggcctttattacaaaggggatggagtataaaagcagggaagtcttgctacagttatacagggtattggtgaggccacacctggaatactgcgtgcagttttggtttccatatttaagaaaggatatacttgttttggaggcagttcagagaaggttcactcggttgattccggagatgagggggttgacttatgaggaaacgttgagtaggttgggcctctactcattgaaattcagaagaatgagaggtgatcttatcgaaatcgaaagggggcttgacaaggtggatgcagagaaggtgtttccactgataggggagactagaactagggggcataatcttaaaataaggggccacccatttaaaactgagatgaggagaaatttcttgtctgagggttgtaagtctgtggaatttactgcctcagagagctgtggaagctggcacattgaatacatttaagacagaaatagacagtttcttaaacgataaggggataaggggttatggagagcgggcaggggagtggacctgagtccttgatcggatcagccatgattatattaaatggcggagcagactcgaggggcagtatggcctactcctgctcctatttcttatgttcttatgttgttatgctcCTGGGGTCAGCTCTGCAGACCCGATGTTGTAATTCACTCTGGTTCCACCACTAATGCAGAGCCTCGGGAAATGGACCCAATAGAAGTGGCAAGCTCAGAAATGCAAGTGAAAGCGACCTCGTCTGTACGTGTGCCAGAGCAACCCAGAATGAGCCTTTCCCTCAGAGAGTGAATGGCATAAGATTTCTCCTTCTTTTGGAACCAGTGACCTAGATTGTGTTGCTTTTTAGTAAAAGGATGCTATTTTGAATAATCCTATTGCACATGGTATTCTCAGTTGGTCTCCCATCTGAGCAGCAACCAGGTCCAAATCCGCTCTGTTGCTGTGATCATACGAAATCAGGTATATTTAGTCTGGTGTGTCTATACATTGACCAAGACATTCTCCTTCCCCATAGTAAATTAATCTGTAGTGTTTTCTTCCTTCAGTGCTGATTTGGTCCCATAATTTCTTAATTCTTCTTCAGCATTAGATAGCTGCATGATAGTACTCACACTTGTTTTTTTAAGCTTGATATGCATGCTTAATCTGAAGGACAATTCCTTTGGCTACAAAATACCCAGTCGTACAGTTTTCAGTTAATTTCATACAATGTTTTAAAATTCTTGTTAACAGATCAAGAACAGATTTTAAGGAGTACCACATCTAATAACAGATACTGTACTTAGAAGACGTGAAGCTACAATCATCGTTCAGTACAATAAGACTCAACGCATTTCAGTACCTTGTATAACTTGTTTGGTTAATGCTTCATTGCCAAAGCATTGCCAAgtgttcatagaaacatcgaatcttcccgcacagaagggggccattcgaccTGTCGCacttgtgcctgctctttgaaagacctgATCAATTTAGGCCACTCTCCAGCTTTTTCCCCatcaccctgcaaattagtcctcttcaagtatatatccaattgctttttaaaagttcctatggaatctgattccaccaccctttcagataatACGTTCCAGATAAGAACAACCCTCTGTCTGAAGTAATATCCCCTCATCTCTCCTTtagctcttttgccaatgattttaaatctatgatttctggttactgacccacttgccagagtaaatggtttctccctacttgctctatcaaaactcctcataattttgaatacctttaATCGATTTCCCTTCTCTGCTTTAACTtgaacctttcctacattacagcagtgactacacttcaaaaagtgctccattggctctaaagcgctttgggatgtccaatggtcatgaagggtgcgatataaatgcaagtctttcttcttgctttaaggagaacaatcccagcttctctaatctcgccacataactgaactTCCTCATCCATGGTATCATTCTAATAAagcgcctctgcaccctctccagggccttgacatccttccttagtgtggtacccagaattgtacacaatactccaattgaggcctaaacagagatttgtaaaggtttagcatgacttccttgattttgtattcaatgcccctattcctATTTACAAAGTCaaatatcccatatgctttcttaaccgccttctcaacttgccctgctatGTTTGTGAATATGGTCCTTCTGTGCTGGCAaacccctcaaaatagtaccatttagattatactgcctcgcctatttctcccaaagtgcatcattttACCCTTgtgcacattaaattgcatctgccatgtgtctgccccttTCACCAGTCTGTATCTGACCTTCTGAGGTCTGCGACTATCATGCCTGTTATTTACTACATTGCCatgttttgtatcatccgcaaactttgtTGTGAAGTTCACTGGTTAAAGTTATACTGACAAGAATTAATGAAGATTCTGCAATGAAACCACATCAATGAGCAATCAGTCTAATGAGTGTTTCTTCCCTGAGTGTGGGGAATACATACTACAGTATAGTCTGTTTCTACTGCAATCGGATCTCTTTCTAATGAACCATTGTGATATCGTGCTCTTGCATCATGCCTTAAAGCCAATCATTCTTTTTTTCTTAATTTATGCAGTAATTCCAATCAAAAGACTTTAATTATTTGCAAGCATTGCTTAGAGTCTTGGATAGTATTGGGCAGTGATCACTCTTACACTAATTTCCTCCCTCAAGCACTAAAATGGAAAATTAACTTATAGCACTATCACACATTAATTAAAACAACGTCTTGCTACTGACATGAAAGCTGCTGGCAGTGCATATTGGAAAATAGAGTCCATTATGGAATGAAAATAGTGAGTGTGCATATGATTTTCTGATGTGCATTCCCACCAGGCAATGCTCCATGATTAGAGCACGCAATTGGAAAACATTCTATAGTATTCTAATTCCCCTAATAAACGAATGGGTACATTGTATACTTAGCCAAATAAACCAGAAGGTTCAATCCCTCTTCCACACTATGGCAGCTAATCTCAGCCAGAGCACGATGCGGTGCACCTCAATTGGCCTTGTTGTGCTAGAAAAGGGTAAAAATTAGCAAGGGCTCCTTCTTCTTAGAGTTTTCTTGCTGTCCTATGCTGGAAAGTGGACGGGAGATGAGGACAAGATTGAGATCAGTTGTGGCCACCACAGGCCACTTAAGTTCACACTTGAAAAATGGCCACTTAGCCAAGGAAAGTGGCACTTGGTGCGCTGCTATTAGCATCTCAAAGCTCAAATCCAACTCAAGGCAGTTTTTTTTCGCCTCTGGCAAATTGAGGATATTCTGAAGGACGCTTTTCATCTGTTGTCCTTCAGATAAATACAGATTCCAAAAGTTGCCACAAAGTATTATTTTCTGTAAGAGATTGTATAACTATTATGTGGTATCTTCTCACTCTACAGATTGACTTGGTCCATACAATTGGTGAAAGTGCTGCCATGGGAGCTGCAGGGATCATTCTTTGGGGAAGCATCAATTATGCAAGATCAAAGGTATAACTATTTTAATCgtattctcccttcccccccccccctcgccccctctcccccacaacAACTGCCGCAGCCCAAATCCATGTGCCATCCTTCCGCAGAGATATGGGATGTACCATGAATTCCACATTGAGCATACCAGCACTTTGTAACCCCAGGTCATTTTAGCACAGTCAAATCTTCCTTTTCTTCAATTCCTCTGCCTATTaataacatttattgcccatccctagttgcccttgagaaggtggtagtgagccgccttcttgaacagctacAGTCCACATggagaaggtacttccacagtgctgttagggaggaagttccaggattttgatccagcgactatGAAGagacaacgatatatttccaaatcaggatggcgtgcgacttggaggggaacttggaggtgatggtgttgccatgggcctgctgcccttgtccttccaggtggtaggggtcacaggtttgggagatgctgttgaagaagccttggcaagttgctacagtgcatcttgtagatggtacatactgcagccatggtgtgccagtggtggagggagtgaatgtttaatgtggtgaatgtggtgccaatcaagctgctttgtcctggatcatgtcaagcttcttgaatgttgttggagctgcactgattcaggcaagtggagagtattccatcttgtgtcttatagatggtggaaaagctttggggagtcgggaagtgaggtactcaccacagaatacccagtctctaatctgctcttgtagccacagtatttatcatagaatcaaagaaatttacaacatagaaggaggccatttcggcctatcgtgtccacgtcggccgacaaagagctatccagcctaatcccactttccagttttgggccatagccctgtaggttatggcacttcaagtgcacatccaagtactttttaaacgtggtgagggtttctgtctccaccaccctttcaggcagtgattttgaGACCACTACCACCCTCtggggctgatccagttaagtttatggtcaatggtgacaccaggatgttgatggtagggactttggcgatggtaatgtcatggggcggtggttagactctctcttgttggagatagtcattgcctcccacttgtgtggcacgaatgttacttgccacttagcagcccaagGCTGAATGCCGACCAGGACTTACTGCATGcaagcatgaactgcttcattagctgaggagttgcaaatgatactgaacactgtgcaatcatcgactaacatccccacttatgatggagggaaggtcattgatgaagcagctgaagatggttggtcctaggacactgccctgaggacatCCTGTAGcagtgtcctggggctgagatgattgacctccaacaaccacaagcatattgctttgtgctaggtatgactccagccagtggagagttttccctctgattcccaatgacttcagttttactagggcctaTTGATGCGACCCTCAGtctaatgctgccttgatgtcaagggcagtcactctcgcctctccTCTGGAATTGTGCTTTTGTTCATGAGGTCTGGAGTGGAGTAGTCTTACCGGAACGCAAACTGaatgtcagtgagcaggttattggtgagtaagtgctgcttgaaagCACTGTCGACGGCACCTCGcactactttgctgatgattgagagtagactgatggggtggcaaTTGGCCGAATtgaatttatcctgctttttgtgcacaggacatacctgggcaatttcccacattgtctggtagatgccagtgttgtagctgtattggaacagcttggctagaggtatgactagttctggagcacaagtcttcagcatgacagccgggatgctgTTGGGGTCCATAACCTTTGCTATGCCAAGTGCGCacggccatttcttgatatcatgtggaattaatcgaattggctgaagactggcttctgtgatggtggggacctcaggaggaggccaagatggatcacccactcagcacttctggctgaagatggttgcaaatgcttcagccttgtcttctgcACTCACGTGCTGGTCTCCGctatcataagaacagaagaacataagaaataggaacaggagtagatcatatggtccctcgagcctgcttcaccattcaataagatcatggctgatctgatcatggattcagctccacatccctgtccGCACCCCATATCCTCTTATCCtcttatcctcttatttctgtgttaaatttattcaatgtcccagcttccacagctctctgaggcagtgaatgccacagatttacaatcctctgagagaagaaatttctcctcatctctgttttaaatgggcggccccttattctaagattatgccctctagttcgagtctccccaatcagtggaaacatcctctctgcatccaccctgtcaagccccctcataatcttatatgtctcgataagatcacctctcattcttctgaattccaatgagtagagtcccaacctattcaacctttcctcataagtcaaccccctcatccccggaatcaacctagtgaaccttctctgaactgcctccaaagcaagtatattctttcgtaaatatggaaaccaaaactgcacacagtattccaggtgtggcctcaccaataccttatatagctgtaataagacttctctgcttttatacttcatcccctttgcaataaaggccaagataccattggccatcctgatcacttgctgtacctgcatactatccttttgtgtttcatgcacaagtacccccaggtcccgctgtactgcagcactttgcaatctttctccatttaaataataacttgctctttgatttttttctgccaaagtgcatgacctcacactttccaacattatactccatctgccgaatttttgcccactcacttagcctgtctgtccttttgcaggttttgtttgtcctcctcacacattgctttcctcccatctttgtatcgtcagcaaacttggctacattacactcagtcccttcttccaag comes from the Pristiophorus japonicus isolate sPriJap1 chromosome 15, sPriJap1.hap1, whole genome shotgun sequence genome and includes:
- the hyal6 gene encoding hyaluronoglucosaminidase 6, whose protein sequence is MTSGQYYKQAKSPVLPHNPFIVVWNAPTEQCRLRYKVDLDLSVFDISSNANETLSGSTITIFYHNHLGKYPYFTPQNVPVNGGIPQNDSLKEHLRKARSDIEKFIPVKDFNGLGVIDWENWRPLWVRNWGHKNIYRKQSIQIVRKRHPNWTTKQIKLEAKREYEKAGWKFMNKTLGLAEQLRPDGLWGFYLFPDCYNHHYKKDPKKYDGKCPAIEYKRNDKLLWLWKESDALYPSIYLELELKSSPNALKFVHYRLKEAIRLASIAKKDYTLPVFAYGRPFYAYEFEPLTEIDLVHTIGESAAMGAAGIILWGSINYARSKHHCLVVKDYVDGPLGHYIVNVTFATKLCSKQLCKRHGRCVRKNINSKTYLHLDPGSFKIRTNPEGMQPRFSVNGRINAKDIKYMKEKFTCQCYEGWIGISCEVPVLVIPSVDKNVRSKMAGTNSAPQLSFPFATIVVFQLIIKTLHFQR